One Solanum lycopersicum chromosome 4, SLM_r2.1 DNA window includes the following coding sequences:
- the LOC101267110 gene encoding agamous-like MADS-box protein AGL62, with the protein MSRRIFKGRQRVDMVKITNGRNLGVTFSKRRAGLYKKACELCMLCGAEIAIVIFSPEGKIFSFGHPSVETLVERFLGRNLPPPNNDVHNQQIVAHREAGIRELNTRLMNVEGALQMEKNRGESLQEIRKKADGVWWQSPIKELNLFHLQHLKRALEILKQKVVKEAQMVNNNAFPFQTLGSAWSPPNYTS; encoded by the coding sequence ATGTCAAGAAGAATTTTCAAGGGTCGTCAGAGGGTTGACATGGTGAAAATAACGAATGGGAGAAACTTAGGAGTAACATTTTCTAAGCGACGTGCTGGTCTGTACAAAAAGGCTTGTGAACTTTGTATGCTATGTGGTGCTGAAATTGCCATTGTTATATTTTCTCCGGAGGGTAAAATTTTCTCCTTTGGTCACCCTAGCGTGGAAACGCTGGTGGAGAGGTTCCTTGGGAGGAACCTTCCTCCACCAAATAACGATGTCCACAATCAACAAATTGTGGCTCATAGAGAAGCTGGAATTCGTGAGCTCAATACAAGGCTCATGAACGTCGAGGGGGCTCTCCAGATGGAGAAAAATCGTGGAGAATCCCTTCAAGAAATTAGGAAGAAAGCTGATGGTGTATGGTGGCAATCTCCTATCAAAGAACTTAACTTGTTCCATCTTCAACACTTGAAGAGGGCATTGGAAATTCTAAAGCAAAAGGTTGTAAAAGAGGCACAGATGGTGAATAATAATGCATTCCCATTTCAGACATTAGGAAGTGCTTGGAGTCCTCCTAATTATACAAGCTAA